The following are encoded together in the Solenopsis invicta isolate M01_SB chromosome 14, UNIL_Sinv_3.0, whole genome shotgun sequence genome:
- the LOC120359617 gene encoding uncharacterized protein LOC120359617 → MQEEKQIFTKSTFILIINIVFVSSNDFLPSIYKLKNSILKEEVDKMIVGWREIKGTWECMFKKFLKFFNFSQHRYVHMGASKRWPGGRRYLYKVDKLGLDLTLSEL, encoded by the exons ATGcaagaagaaaaacaaattttcacgaaaagcacttttattttaatcatcaaTATAGTTTTCGTCTCTTCTAATGACTTCTTGCCATCGATCTACAAGCTTAAAAATTCCATCCTTAAAGAAG aagTTGACAAGATGATAGTTGGATGGCGTGAGATTAAAGGAACATGGGAATGTATGTTTAAAAAGTTCCTTAAGTTCTTCAATTTTTCTCAACATAGATACGTTCACATGGGGGCGAGCAAGCGGTGGCCTGGTGGAAGACGATATCTTTACAAGGTTGACAAGTTGGGATTGGATCTCACTTTGTCTGAACTCTAA